The following coding sequences are from one Lolium rigidum isolate FL_2022 chromosome 6, APGP_CSIRO_Lrig_0.1, whole genome shotgun sequence window:
- the LOC124665325 gene encoding chaperone protein dnaJ 72-like, whose translation MGDHYGTLGLRSDATKAEVKAAFRRCALRDHPDRHAQSGDAGARTDAARRFRQASDAYHVLSDDRRRAEYDLRIRSSSSYGRTSSASSSPSASSGYGYGYGHGHSGGSWRRPPPGRGGASVGYDWGLLLKAVTRRRFLLNLGFASILLSGAAFLDGSILQLWNLNNSGKSFEEAMESIEKVKTGKGNG comes from the exons ATGGGCGACCACTACGGGACGCTCGGGCTGCGGAGCGACGCCACCAAGGCCGAGGTCAAGGCCGCTTTCCGACGGTGCGCCCTCCGGGACCACCCCGACCGCCACGCCCAATCCGGCGACGCCGGCGCCCGTACGGACGCTGCGCGGCGCTTCCGCCAGGCCTCTGACGCATACCATGTCCTCTCTGATGACCGCCGGAGGGCGGAGTACGACCTCCGCATCCGCTCTTCTTCCTCTTACGGACGcacctcctcggcctcctcctccccctccgctTCGTCTGGCTACGGCTACGGGTACGGCCACGGGCATAGTGGAGGTTCTTGGCGCCGGCCACCTccggggcgtggcggcgcctcggttgGATACGATTGGGGCTTGTTGCTCAAGGCGGTGACGCGAAGAAGATTCCTTCTCAATCTCGGTTTCGCCAG TATTTTGTTGTCTGGAGCAGCTTTTCTTGATGGAAGTATTCTACAACTGTGGAATTTGAATAACTCTGGG AAATCATTTGAAGAAGCGATGGAGTCGATTGAGAAGGTGAAAACGGGAAAGGGGAATGGGTAG